From the Phyllobacterium zundukense genome, one window contains:
- a CDS encoding 4-oxalomesaconate tautomerase, with amino-acid sequence MNDLIRIPCVLMRGGTSKGPFFLASDLPSDPRQRNQILLSIMGSGHPLQIDGIGGGNPVTSKVAIVGPATVLGADVDYLFAQVRIDQQMVDTSPNCGNMLAAVGPFAIEAGLVKVTGPVTRVRIYNVNTGKLIEAEVPTPEGQVAYLGDASIDGVPGHAAPIALTFMDAAGARTGRLFPTGQPRETIDGIEVTCIDCAMPMMILEAGAIGASGYETATELNANSALLERLEKLRLQAGQRMGMGDVTTQVAPKPVLISKPKAGGDLNVRYFMPHQCHPSLATTGAVGIATACITDNTVASRLIGGRKPPVVLVLEHPSGRLEVKLDSRDGKTCAGILRTARRLFEGQVFAKPIAQMVCAA; translated from the coding sequence ATGAATGACCTCATTCGTATACCCTGTGTCTTGATGAGAGGTGGTACGTCCAAAGGCCCGTTTTTCCTGGCGTCGGACCTCCCTTCAGATCCGCGCCAGCGCAACCAGATTCTGTTATCCATAATGGGTTCCGGTCATCCGCTACAAATCGACGGCATCGGCGGTGGCAATCCCGTCACGAGCAAAGTTGCCATTGTTGGACCGGCGACTGTATTGGGGGCGGATGTCGATTATCTCTTTGCCCAGGTGCGCATCGATCAGCAAATGGTCGACACATCGCCCAATTGCGGCAACATGCTCGCCGCTGTCGGTCCCTTCGCTATCGAAGCCGGCCTCGTCAAGGTAACGGGACCGGTGACGCGGGTGCGGATATACAATGTGAATACGGGCAAGCTTATCGAGGCGGAGGTTCCAACGCCAGAGGGCCAGGTCGCCTATCTTGGCGATGCCTCGATTGACGGCGTTCCCGGCCACGCCGCGCCGATCGCCTTGACATTCATGGATGCCGCCGGTGCTCGTACTGGCAGGCTCTTCCCCACCGGACAGCCTCGCGAGACGATCGACGGCATAGAGGTGACCTGTATCGATTGCGCCATGCCAATGATGATCCTTGAGGCCGGGGCCATCGGGGCAAGCGGTTATGAAACGGCGACGGAGCTCAATGCAAACAGTGCTCTCCTCGAGCGGCTGGAAAAATTGAGGCTGCAGGCGGGCCAGCGTATGGGTATGGGCGACGTAACCACACAGGTTGCCCCGAAACCGGTACTGATCTCGAAGCCAAAAGCCGGCGGCGATCTGAATGTGCGCTATTTCATGCCGCATCAGTGCCATCCCTCTCTCGCCACGACAGGGGCCGTCGGTATTGCTACGGCCTGCATCACTGACAACACCGTTGCGTCCAGACTCATCGGCGGACGCAAGCCCCCCGTCGTTCTCGTTCTCGAACATCCAAGCGGACGCTTGGAGGTAAAGTTGGACTCCCGAGACGGCAAGACATGCGCAGGCATACTGCGTACAGCCCGCCGTCTGTTCGAGGGCCAGGTCTTTGCAAAACCTATCGCGCAAATGGTTTGCGCGGCATAA
- a CDS encoding LysR family transcriptional regulator, producing the protein MNINCEILDLRAFLGVVELVSFHRAAEALNLSQPALSRRIQKLEMAIGAPLLERTTRHVSLTALGTELLPLVRRMLEEFDGSLFAVRDVGVNRGGLVTIACLPTAAFYFLPTVIRQFNEEHPNIRFRILDLPATDGLQAVARGEVEFGINIMGTSDPDLTFERLVEDPFVLAARKDHPLAEKAEVGWADLEPYHLITVHRSSANRTLLDAALAKSSIKLRWFYEVTHLSTSLGLVEAGLGISVLPQMATPQGEHPFLISRPIRNPAISRTIGVVRRRGGTLSPAAERFLNMLIGTWSER; encoded by the coding sequence ATGAACATCAATTGTGAGATACTTGACCTGCGAGCCTTTCTGGGTGTCGTGGAACTGGTGAGTTTTCATCGGGCTGCCGAGGCGCTCAATCTCTCTCAGCCCGCGCTCAGTCGGCGCATCCAGAAGCTGGAAATGGCAATCGGCGCTCCGTTGCTAGAGCGGACGACACGGCACGTCTCTTTGACAGCATTGGGGACGGAATTACTTCCACTCGTTCGCCGCATGTTGGAAGAATTCGACGGTTCGCTGTTCGCTGTCCGCGATGTCGGCGTCAATCGGGGCGGTCTGGTCACGATTGCCTGCCTTCCGACCGCTGCGTTTTACTTCCTGCCGACGGTCATCCGGCAGTTCAATGAAGAACATCCCAATATCCGCTTCCGTATCCTTGATTTACCTGCGACCGACGGCTTGCAGGCCGTTGCGCGGGGTGAGGTGGAGTTCGGCATCAACATCATGGGTACGTCCGATCCGGATTTGACGTTCGAGCGTCTTGTCGAAGATCCGTTCGTTCTCGCGGCGCGGAAAGATCATCCGCTTGCGGAGAAAGCGGAAGTGGGGTGGGCTGACCTGGAACCTTACCATTTGATCACGGTTCACCGGTCAAGTGCGAACCGCACACTTCTCGATGCTGCTTTGGCGAAGTCCAGCATTAAGCTTCGATGGTTCTATGAAGTAACGCACCTTTCGACGTCCCTCGGTCTTGTCGAAGCTGGGCTCGGCATATCTGTGCTGCCGCAGATGGCAACGCCCCAAGGGGAACACCCTTTTCTCATTAGCCGCCCGATACGCAATCCGGCAATTTCAAGAACAATAGGCGTGGTGAGGCGTCGCGGAGGGACCTTGTCGCCGGCTGCAGAGCGATTCCTCAATATGCTAATTGGTACCTGGTCCGAAAGGTGA